From a single Mus musculus strain C57BL/6J chromosome 12, GRCm38.p6 C57BL/6J genomic region:
- the Cdca7l gene encoding cell division cycle-associated 7-like protein isoform X1: MKSLRAADQIPKEVADIFSAPSDDEEFVGFQDDVPMQNLSESCGSLDSRELEKQQNVCFRSKYFTEELRRIFKEDTDSEMEDFEGFTESELNMSSNPELMESELSDSDKAYPVMNDAEEDDEEEAAPRRGRSTRRSSFGLRVAFQFPTKKLARTPDKDSSHLLDSKTDLRRKKSSRQPKGKEDSASDAEDESRAESQENSDALLKRAMNIKENKAMLAQLLAELNSVPDFFPVRTPPSASRRRTPRRAFSEGQITRRMNPTRSARPPEKFALENFTFSATKLTEELYSFRRRKTISGGKCQTYRRHRISSFRSVKDITEEDLENIAITVRDKVYDKVLGNTCHQCRQKTIDTKTVCRNQSCGGVRGQFCGPCLRNRYGEDVRTALLDPKWTCPPCRGICNCSYCRRRDGRCATGILIHLAKFYGYDNVKEYLESLQKQL, encoded by the exons ATCCCCAAAGAAGTAGCTGACATCTTCAGTGCTCCCAGTGACGATGAAGAGTTTGTGGGTTTCCAGGATGATGTTCCCATGCAAAACCTGTCAGAGAGCTGTGGTAGTTTGGACTCACGGGAGTTGGAGAAACAG CAGAATGTGTGCTTCCGTTCCAAATACTTCACAGAAGAACTAAGAAGGATTTTCAAAGAGGACACGGACTCAGAAATGGAAGATTTTGAAGGATTTACAGAGAGCGAGCTGAACATGAGCAGTAACCCAGAG CTCATGGAGTCGGAGCTGAGTGACAGTGACAAAGCATACCCTGTGATGAATGATGCGGAGGAAGATGATGAAGAGGAGGCTGCACCTAGAAGGGGCAGGTCCACAAGAAGAAGCAGTTTCGGTCTTCGGGTAGCCTTTCAGTTCCCCACCAAAAAATTGGCAAGAACACCAGATAAAGATAGCTCACACTTGCTGGACAGTAAGACGGATCTTAGAAGAAAGAAGAGCTCCAGACAGCCCAAGGGAAAGGAGGACTCTGCTTCTGATGCCGAGGATGAGTCCAGAGCTGAGAGCCAAGAGAATTCGGATGCTCTGCTGAAAAGGGCCATGAACATCAAAGAGAACAAGGCTATG CTTGCTCAGTTGTTGGCGGAATTGAATTCGGTGCCAGATTTCTTCCCTGTTCGGACACCACCTTCGGCTTCT AGGAGGCGAACACCACGACGGGCCTTCTCAGAGGGACAGATCACACGGCGCATGAACCCAACCCGGAGTGCACGACCCCCTGAAAAGTTTGCTCTGGAGAACTTCACCTTCTCAGCCACCAAGCTTACTGAAGagctttacagtttcagaagaagaaagacaatcAGTGGG ggGAAATGCCAGACGTATAGACGTCATCGGATATCTTCTTTCCGCTCAGTGAAAGACATCACTGAGGAAGACTTGGAAAACATTGCCATAACTGTGCGTGATAAAGTCTATGATAAAGTGCTT GGTAACACGTGCCATCAGTGCCGGCAGAAGACCATCGATACCAAGACGGTCTGTCGGAACCAGAGCTGTGGTGGTGTGCGGGGACAGTTCTGTGGGCCCTGCCTGCGGAATCGCTATGGGGAGGATGTGCGGACAGCGTTGCTGGATCCG aAGTGGACATGTCCTCCCTGCCGTGGCATCTGCAATTGCAGTTACTGCCGGAGGCGAGATGGCCGCTGTGCTACTGGAATTCTCATTCATCTGGCCAAGTTCTACGGTTATGATAATGTCAAGGAGTACCTGGAGAG CTTACAGAAGCAGCTGTAG
- the Cdca7l gene encoding cell division cycle-associated 7-like protein isoform X5, translating into MKSLRAADQIPKEVADIFSAPSDDEEFVGFQDDVPMQNLSESCGSLDSRELEKQQNVCFRSKYFTEELRRIFKEDTDSEMEDFEGFTESELNMSSNPELMESELSDSDKAYPVMNDAEEDDEEEAAPRRGRSTRRSSFGLRVAFQFPTKKLARTPDKDSSHLLDSKTDLRRKKSSRQPKGKEDSASDAEDESRAESQENSDALLKRAMNIKENKAMLAQLLAELNSVPDFFPVRTPPSASRRRTPRRAFSEGQITRRMNPTRSARPPEKFALENFTFSATKLTEELYSFRRRKTISGGKCQTYRRHRISSFRSVKDITEEDLENIAITVRDKVYDKVLGNTCHQCRQKTIDTKTVCRNQSCGGVRGQFCGPCLRNRYGEDVRTALLDPTMWAVKADQVTDSLG; encoded by the exons ATCCCCAAAGAAGTAGCTGACATCTTCAGTGCTCCCAGTGACGATGAAGAGTTTGTGGGTTTCCAGGATGATGTTCCCATGCAAAACCTGTCAGAGAGCTGTGGTAGTTTGGACTCACGGGAGTTGGAGAAACAG CAGAATGTGTGCTTCCGTTCCAAATACTTCACAGAAGAACTAAGAAGGATTTTCAAAGAGGACACGGACTCAGAAATGGAAGATTTTGAAGGATTTACAGAGAGCGAGCTGAACATGAGCAGTAACCCAGAG CTCATGGAGTCGGAGCTGAGTGACAGTGACAAAGCATACCCTGTGATGAATGATGCGGAGGAAGATGATGAAGAGGAGGCTGCACCTAGAAGGGGCAGGTCCACAAGAAGAAGCAGTTTCGGTCTTCGGGTAGCCTTTCAGTTCCCCACCAAAAAATTGGCAAGAACACCAGATAAAGATAGCTCACACTTGCTGGACAGTAAGACGGATCTTAGAAGAAAGAAGAGCTCCAGACAGCCCAAGGGAAAGGAGGACTCTGCTTCTGATGCCGAGGATGAGTCCAGAGCTGAGAGCCAAGAGAATTCGGATGCTCTGCTGAAAAGGGCCATGAACATCAAAGAGAACAAGGCTATG CTTGCTCAGTTGTTGGCGGAATTGAATTCGGTGCCAGATTTCTTCCCTGTTCGGACACCACCTTCGGCTTCT AGGAGGCGAACACCACGACGGGCCTTCTCAGAGGGACAGATCACACGGCGCATGAACCCAACCCGGAGTGCACGACCCCCTGAAAAGTTTGCTCTGGAGAACTTCACCTTCTCAGCCACCAAGCTTACTGAAGagctttacagtttcagaagaagaaagacaatcAGTGGG ggGAAATGCCAGACGTATAGACGTCATCGGATATCTTCTTTCCGCTCAGTGAAAGACATCACTGAGGAAGACTTGGAAAACATTGCCATAACTGTGCGTGATAAAGTCTATGATAAAGTGCTT GGTAACACGTGCCATCAGTGCCGGCAGAAGACCATCGATACCAAGACGGTCTGTCGGAACCAGAGCTGTGGTGGTGTGCGGGGACAGTTCTGTGGGCCCTGCCTGCGGAATCGCTATGGGGAGGATGTGCGGACAGCGTTGCTGGATCCG ACGATGTGGGCAGTGAAGGCGGACCAGGTGACTGACAGCTTGGGGTGA
- the Cdca7l gene encoding cell division cycle-associated 7-like protein: protein MELATRSQIPKEVADIFSAPSDDEEFVGFQDDVPMQNLSESCGSLDSRELEKQQNVCFRSKYFTEELRRIFKEDTDSEMEDFEGFTESELNMSSNPELMESELSDSDKAYPVMNDAEEDDEEEAAPRRGRSTRRSSFGLRVAFQFPTKKLARTPDKDSSHLLDSKTDLRRKKSSRQPKGKEDSASDAEDESRAESQENSDALLKRAMNIKENKAMLAQLLAELNSVPDFFPVRTPPSASRRRTPRRAFSEGQITRRMNPTRSARPPEKFALENFTFSATKLTEELYSFRRRKTISGGKCQTYRRHRISSFRSVKDITEEDLENIAITVRDKVYDKVLGNTCHQCRQKTIDTKTVCRNQSCGGVRGQFCGPCLRNRYGEDVRTALLDPKWTCPPCRGICNCSYCRRRDGRCATGILIHLAKFYGYDNVKEYLESLQKQL from the exons ATCCCCAAAGAAGTAGCTGACATCTTCAGTGCTCCCAGTGACGATGAAGAGTTTGTGGGTTTCCAGGATGATGTTCCCATGCAAAACCTGTCAGAGAGCTGTGGTAGTTTGGACTCACGGGAGTTGGAGAAACAG CAGAATGTGTGCTTCCGTTCCAAATACTTCACAGAAGAACTAAGAAGGATTTTCAAAGAGGACACGGACTCAGAAATGGAAGATTTTGAAGGATTTACAGAGAGCGAGCTGAACATGAGCAGTAACCCAGAG CTCATGGAGTCGGAGCTGAGTGACAGTGACAAAGCATACCCTGTGATGAATGATGCGGAGGAAGATGATGAAGAGGAGGCTGCACCTAGAAGGGGCAGGTCCACAAGAAGAAGCAGTTTCGGTCTTCGGGTAGCCTTTCAGTTCCCCACCAAAAAATTGGCAAGAACACCAGATAAAGATAGCTCACACTTGCTGGACAGTAAGACGGATCTTAGAAGAAAGAAGAGCTCCAGACAGCCCAAGGGAAAGGAGGACTCTGCTTCTGATGCCGAGGATGAGTCCAGAGCTGAGAGCCAAGAGAATTCGGATGCTCTGCTGAAAAGGGCCATGAACATCAAAGAGAACAAGGCTATG CTTGCTCAGTTGTTGGCGGAATTGAATTCGGTGCCAGATTTCTTCCCTGTTCGGACACCACCTTCGGCTTCT AGGAGGCGAACACCACGACGGGCCTTCTCAGAGGGACAGATCACACGGCGCATGAACCCAACCCGGAGTGCACGACCCCCTGAAAAGTTTGCTCTGGAGAACTTCACCTTCTCAGCCACCAAGCTTACTGAAGagctttacagtttcagaagaagaaagacaatcAGTGGG ggGAAATGCCAGACGTATAGACGTCATCGGATATCTTCTTTCCGCTCAGTGAAAGACATCACTGAGGAAGACTTGGAAAACATTGCCATAACTGTGCGTGATAAAGTCTATGATAAAGTGCTT GGTAACACGTGCCATCAGTGCCGGCAGAAGACCATCGATACCAAGACGGTCTGTCGGAACCAGAGCTGTGGTGGTGTGCGGGGACAGTTCTGTGGGCCCTGCCTGCGGAATCGCTATGGGGAGGATGTGCGGACAGCGTTGCTGGATCCG aAGTGGACATGTCCTCCCTGCCGTGGCATCTGCAATTGCAGTTACTGCCGGAGGCGAGATGGCCGCTGTGCTACTGGAATTCTCATTCATCTGGCCAAGTTCTACGGTTATGATAATGTCAAGGAGTACCTGGAGAG CTTACAGAAGCAGCTGTAG
- the Cdca7l gene encoding cell division cycle-associated 7-like protein isoform X4 → MQNLSESCGSLDSRELEKQQNVCFRSKYFTEELRRIFKEDTDSEMEDFEGFTESELNMSSNPELMESELSDSDKAYPVMNDAEEDDEEEAAPRRGRSTRRSSFGLRVAFQFPTKKLARTPDKDSSHLLDSKTDLRRKKSSRQPKGKEDSASDAEDESRAESQENSDALLKRAMNIKENKAMLAQLLAELNSVPDFFPVRTPPSASRRRTPRRAFSEGQITRRMNPTRSARPPEKFALENFTFSATKLTEELYSFRRRKTISGGKCQTYRRHRISSFRSVKDITEEDLENIAITVRDKVYDKVLGNTCHQCRQKTIDTKTVCRNQSCGGVRGQFCGPCLRNRYGEDVRTALLDPKWTCPPCRGICNCSYCRRRDGRCATGILIHLAKFYGYDNVKEYLESLQKQL, encoded by the exons ATGCAAAACCTGTCAGAGAGCTGTGGTAGTTTGGACTCACGGGAGTTGGAGAAACAG CAGAATGTGTGCTTCCGTTCCAAATACTTCACAGAAGAACTAAGAAGGATTTTCAAAGAGGACACGGACTCAGAAATGGAAGATTTTGAAGGATTTACAGAGAGCGAGCTGAACATGAGCAGTAACCCAGAG CTCATGGAGTCGGAGCTGAGTGACAGTGACAAAGCATACCCTGTGATGAATGATGCGGAGGAAGATGATGAAGAGGAGGCTGCACCTAGAAGGGGCAGGTCCACAAGAAGAAGCAGTTTCGGTCTTCGGGTAGCCTTTCAGTTCCCCACCAAAAAATTGGCAAGAACACCAGATAAAGATAGCTCACACTTGCTGGACAGTAAGACGGATCTTAGAAGAAAGAAGAGCTCCAGACAGCCCAAGGGAAAGGAGGACTCTGCTTCTGATGCCGAGGATGAGTCCAGAGCTGAGAGCCAAGAGAATTCGGATGCTCTGCTGAAAAGGGCCATGAACATCAAAGAGAACAAGGCTATG CTTGCTCAGTTGTTGGCGGAATTGAATTCGGTGCCAGATTTCTTCCCTGTTCGGACACCACCTTCGGCTTCT AGGAGGCGAACACCACGACGGGCCTTCTCAGAGGGACAGATCACACGGCGCATGAACCCAACCCGGAGTGCACGACCCCCTGAAAAGTTTGCTCTGGAGAACTTCACCTTCTCAGCCACCAAGCTTACTGAAGagctttacagtttcagaagaagaaagacaatcAGTGGG ggGAAATGCCAGACGTATAGACGTCATCGGATATCTTCTTTCCGCTCAGTGAAAGACATCACTGAGGAAGACTTGGAAAACATTGCCATAACTGTGCGTGATAAAGTCTATGATAAAGTGCTT GGTAACACGTGCCATCAGTGCCGGCAGAAGACCATCGATACCAAGACGGTCTGTCGGAACCAGAGCTGTGGTGGTGTGCGGGGACAGTTCTGTGGGCCCTGCCTGCGGAATCGCTATGGGGAGGATGTGCGGACAGCGTTGCTGGATCCG aAGTGGACATGTCCTCCCTGCCGTGGCATCTGCAATTGCAGTTACTGCCGGAGGCGAGATGGCCGCTGTGCTACTGGAATTCTCATTCATCTGGCCAAGTTCTACGGTTATGATAATGTCAAGGAGTACCTGGAGAG CTTACAGAAGCAGCTGTAG
- the Cdca7l gene encoding cell division cycle-associated 7-like protein isoform X3 has translation MELATRSQIPKEVADIFSAPSDDEEFVGFQDDVPMQNLSESCGSLDSRELEKQNVCFRSKYFTEELRRIFKEDTDSEMEDFEGFTESELNMSSNPELMESELSDSDKAYPVMNDAEEDDEEEAAPRRGRSTRRSSFGLRVAFQFPTKKLARTPDKDSSHLLDSKTDLRRKKSSRQPKGKEDSASDAEDESRAESQENSDALLKRAMNIKENKAMLAQLLAELNSVPDFFPVRTPPSASRRRTPRRAFSEGQITRRMNPTRSARPPEKFALENFTFSATKLTEELYSFRRRKTISGGKCQTYRRHRISSFRSVKDITEEDLENIAITVRDKVYDKVLGNTCHQCRQKTIDTKTVCRNQSCGGVRGQFCGPCLRNRYGEDVRTALLDPKWTCPPCRGICNCSYCRRRDGRCATGILIHLAKFYGYDNVKEYLESLQKQL, from the exons ATCCCCAAAGAAGTAGCTGACATCTTCAGTGCTCCCAGTGACGATGAAGAGTTTGTGGGTTTCCAGGATGATGTTCCCATGCAAAACCTGTCAGAGAGCTGTGGTAGTTTGGACTCACGGGAGTTGGAGAAACAG AATGTGTGCTTCCGTTCCAAATACTTCACAGAAGAACTAAGAAGGATTTTCAAAGAGGACACGGACTCAGAAATGGAAGATTTTGAAGGATTTACAGAGAGCGAGCTGAACATGAGCAGTAACCCAGAG CTCATGGAGTCGGAGCTGAGTGACAGTGACAAAGCATACCCTGTGATGAATGATGCGGAGGAAGATGATGAAGAGGAGGCTGCACCTAGAAGGGGCAGGTCCACAAGAAGAAGCAGTTTCGGTCTTCGGGTAGCCTTTCAGTTCCCCACCAAAAAATTGGCAAGAACACCAGATAAAGATAGCTCACACTTGCTGGACAGTAAGACGGATCTTAGAAGAAAGAAGAGCTCCAGACAGCCCAAGGGAAAGGAGGACTCTGCTTCTGATGCCGAGGATGAGTCCAGAGCTGAGAGCCAAGAGAATTCGGATGCTCTGCTGAAAAGGGCCATGAACATCAAAGAGAACAAGGCTATG CTTGCTCAGTTGTTGGCGGAATTGAATTCGGTGCCAGATTTCTTCCCTGTTCGGACACCACCTTCGGCTTCT AGGAGGCGAACACCACGACGGGCCTTCTCAGAGGGACAGATCACACGGCGCATGAACCCAACCCGGAGTGCACGACCCCCTGAAAAGTTTGCTCTGGAGAACTTCACCTTCTCAGCCACCAAGCTTACTGAAGagctttacagtttcagaagaagaaagacaatcAGTGGG ggGAAATGCCAGACGTATAGACGTCATCGGATATCTTCTTTCCGCTCAGTGAAAGACATCACTGAGGAAGACTTGGAAAACATTGCCATAACTGTGCGTGATAAAGTCTATGATAAAGTGCTT GGTAACACGTGCCATCAGTGCCGGCAGAAGACCATCGATACCAAGACGGTCTGTCGGAACCAGAGCTGTGGTGGTGTGCGGGGACAGTTCTGTGGGCCCTGCCTGCGGAATCGCTATGGGGAGGATGTGCGGACAGCGTTGCTGGATCCG aAGTGGACATGTCCTCCCTGCCGTGGCATCTGCAATTGCAGTTACTGCCGGAGGCGAGATGGCCGCTGTGCTACTGGAATTCTCATTCATCTGGCCAAGTTCTACGGTTATGATAATGTCAAGGAGTACCTGGAGAG CTTACAGAAGCAGCTGTAG
- the Cdca7l gene encoding cell division cycle-associated 7-like protein isoform X2 codes for MKSLRAADQIPKEVADIFSAPSDDEEFVGFQDDVPMQNLSESCGSLDSRELEKQNVCFRSKYFTEELRRIFKEDTDSEMEDFEGFTESELNMSSNPELMESELSDSDKAYPVMNDAEEDDEEEAAPRRGRSTRRSSFGLRVAFQFPTKKLARTPDKDSSHLLDSKTDLRRKKSSRQPKGKEDSASDAEDESRAESQENSDALLKRAMNIKENKAMLAQLLAELNSVPDFFPVRTPPSASRRRTPRRAFSEGQITRRMNPTRSARPPEKFALENFTFSATKLTEELYSFRRRKTISGGKCQTYRRHRISSFRSVKDITEEDLENIAITVRDKVYDKVLGNTCHQCRQKTIDTKTVCRNQSCGGVRGQFCGPCLRNRYGEDVRTALLDPKWTCPPCRGICNCSYCRRRDGRCATGILIHLAKFYGYDNVKEYLESLQKQL; via the exons ATCCCCAAAGAAGTAGCTGACATCTTCAGTGCTCCCAGTGACGATGAAGAGTTTGTGGGTTTCCAGGATGATGTTCCCATGCAAAACCTGTCAGAGAGCTGTGGTAGTTTGGACTCACGGGAGTTGGAGAAACAG AATGTGTGCTTCCGTTCCAAATACTTCACAGAAGAACTAAGAAGGATTTTCAAAGAGGACACGGACTCAGAAATGGAAGATTTTGAAGGATTTACAGAGAGCGAGCTGAACATGAGCAGTAACCCAGAG CTCATGGAGTCGGAGCTGAGTGACAGTGACAAAGCATACCCTGTGATGAATGATGCGGAGGAAGATGATGAAGAGGAGGCTGCACCTAGAAGGGGCAGGTCCACAAGAAGAAGCAGTTTCGGTCTTCGGGTAGCCTTTCAGTTCCCCACCAAAAAATTGGCAAGAACACCAGATAAAGATAGCTCACACTTGCTGGACAGTAAGACGGATCTTAGAAGAAAGAAGAGCTCCAGACAGCCCAAGGGAAAGGAGGACTCTGCTTCTGATGCCGAGGATGAGTCCAGAGCTGAGAGCCAAGAGAATTCGGATGCTCTGCTGAAAAGGGCCATGAACATCAAAGAGAACAAGGCTATG CTTGCTCAGTTGTTGGCGGAATTGAATTCGGTGCCAGATTTCTTCCCTGTTCGGACACCACCTTCGGCTTCT AGGAGGCGAACACCACGACGGGCCTTCTCAGAGGGACAGATCACACGGCGCATGAACCCAACCCGGAGTGCACGACCCCCTGAAAAGTTTGCTCTGGAGAACTTCACCTTCTCAGCCACCAAGCTTACTGAAGagctttacagtttcagaagaagaaagacaatcAGTGGG ggGAAATGCCAGACGTATAGACGTCATCGGATATCTTCTTTCCGCTCAGTGAAAGACATCACTGAGGAAGACTTGGAAAACATTGCCATAACTGTGCGTGATAAAGTCTATGATAAAGTGCTT GGTAACACGTGCCATCAGTGCCGGCAGAAGACCATCGATACCAAGACGGTCTGTCGGAACCAGAGCTGTGGTGGTGTGCGGGGACAGTTCTGTGGGCCCTGCCTGCGGAATCGCTATGGGGAGGATGTGCGGACAGCGTTGCTGGATCCG aAGTGGACATGTCCTCCCTGCCGTGGCATCTGCAATTGCAGTTACTGCCGGAGGCGAGATGGCCGCTGTGCTACTGGAATTCTCATTCATCTGGCCAAGTTCTACGGTTATGATAATGTCAAGGAGTACCTGGAGAG CTTACAGAAGCAGCTGTAG